The Chryseobacterium suipulveris genome window below encodes:
- a CDS encoding REP-associated tyrosine transposase: MKEGYIIRDQEKPHFITCTIVDWIDIFSRKIYRDIIIDCLNFCIKNKGMVVFGYVVMSNHIHLVVQSETNQLSDLIRDFKKFTAKQILETLHTEPESRRDWILERFAKPTETHSRNKNFQVWQYGNHAEEIFTLKFMRDKLNYIHLNPVRAGIVEKANHYLYSSATNYSTDKGLVEVEIAENPVIDPLGKNEFWKYNNYDE, encoded by the coding sequence ATGAAAGAGGGATACATTATCAGAGATCAAGAAAAACCGCACTTCATTACATGTACCATTGTAGATTGGATCGACATTTTTTCCAGAAAAATATATCGTGATATTATTATTGACTGTCTCAACTTCTGTATCAAGAATAAGGGAATGGTGGTTTTTGGATATGTGGTCATGAGCAACCACATCCACCTGGTCGTGCAGTCGGAAACCAACCAACTCTCCGACCTGATCCGTGACTTTAAAAAGTTCACGGCAAAACAGATTTTAGAAACCCTACATACCGAACCCGAAAGCAGACGGGACTGGATTTTGGAACGATTTGCAAAGCCAACAGAAACCCACTCGAGGAATAAAAACTTTCAGGTTTGGCAGTATGGAAACCATGCCGAAGAAATATTTACCCTAAAGTTTATGAGGGACAAGTTGAACTACATCCACCTAAATCCCGTACGCGCAGGAATTGTTGAAAAGGCAAACCACTACCTGTATTCTTCCGCCACCAATTATTCTACCGACAAAGGACTTGTGGAAGTTGAAATTGCGGAAAATCCGGTAATCGATCCATTGGGAAAAAACGAGTTTTGGAAATACAATAATTATGATGAATAG